The Nicotiana tomentosiformis chromosome 9, ASM39032v3, whole genome shotgun sequence genome contains the following window.
cttcaaacattgatggtaggtagatggaactactttattctcatgtatccaaggccttccaagcaagacgTTATATGAAGTCattgcatcgatcacatgcagccatgcacttgattgcatatcttcaatggtgattcccaacATGATCGCTCATATGGCTCTTTTCCCCTTGGTTGAATCCCTGAATCATCAAACGACTTTCCGAGAGTTCATTCATAGGAATGCCAAGTTATTTCATAGTACGAACTGGGAAGATGTTCATTAATGATCCgccatcaaccaaaattcgatttaccctttcatcgCGCATATAGCCAACTAGGTATAATGGGAGGTTATGAGGAGTGTCACCTAGTAGAAGATCGTCATTCGTGAACGTCACTTTTTTCTCTCAAGCATTAACTTCTTGGGGAATGACTCGATGAGCTTTTTCGAATATGGTTCCAACGGTAGGTtatcactcttttcttcccctttatCAGCATTGCAACAAGAGGCATCAATGCCATCATGGGAAATCTTTATGCGGAACCAACTTGGCAAgaactcctccaaggtcactagatgtcgtggcttttgaggatggtgcacctccacttttgctttcttcaaaTGCTTAACTGGATTTTGTTTCCTTGgtctttttaccatcattttccttgttggttgttctattgattcttttcatGGGCTTCTTTTGTGACGCCTACGACGAGTCACCAACttccaaccttcatcatcatcaggcTGATCTACTTCGACTTTGTTATTCTCCAGTAATTCTTATTCTTTGATTTCTTTTAAACTACATAGCTCATctagactgaatgagccaaaggtgatagagacttCGTTCGTACTTGccttctcatcttcaagcacaaTCTTCTTTTCACGAGCCAAGTCCACAACATTGTCCTTAAAGTCAAAGCACTCCTCAAGAGAATGGCTCACAAGTCGATGATATCTGTAGTAATTTGGGTCATCAATTTTCACAGCTTCATTTGGCCGCATCATCTCCGGAAGATCAATGAGCTATAACTTGAGAAGCTCTTCAAAAATTGCAGGCACATCAGAATCTAGAAATGGGTActccttctcttgcatttcttttagagtcaactttccacttggcttatcttgtaaagaagtggatttcatactctgcttcttgctAACCTTCGTTGAGAACTTCACatgtgatgtgttgacattcatagcttctttactTTCTGAATTAGGTACAACTTGCTCCATTTCCTAACTTCTTTCTTGTTGTTCCCTTTGCGAGGCTCGTAGATGGGCAGCCTTTCATTTCCAGCGGAGGCCATGCTCAACTCCATGTCATGGCAACGAGTCGCAAGTTCTTgaaatgtgctaggcttgataccttgcaagatgtagcgcaatccccaatgcatgccttggatgcacatctctatgacagaagcttcactaagcctgcctttgcagttgaggcttgcattccttcaacaattgataaagtcgataattGGTTCACCCTTCCAttgacgagtatttgtaagttccACAATGCTCATAGTGCGCCATGTGCTATAAAAACGATTGAGTAACTCTTGCTCTGGTTGATCCCAGTTATCAATAGATCCCGCCTCGAGGTTtgtataccaatcaaaagcattttcTTTTAACGAGCGGGCAAACTGCTTGAcaaggtaatctccataagttcCAGTattgttgcatgtctcaacgaagtgtgccacatgttgctttggattgtctttaccatcaaactgttggaactttggaggttgatagccagcaggcatcttcaacatatcgatccttgcAGTGTACGGCTTTGCGTATGTAAGGGAGGACTTGGAAGCAACTGCATACTTATTTTTTATAgttccttcaatgaactcctttagttgatcgattggaatcatcccttcgGATGAGACGAGGATAGCCTTATTGGGTGTTAGTTGTCTTGGAGGAGAATCACTCTCTGAAACTTTTGGGAGCTTGCCAGGTGCATgagtggattcttcttccatcaagattctcaccctatctgttagcttgtcaattctagcatcttgattttgtaTGCATTTGGTCAAGCCAGCAATTGCTCCTATCAAGTTTGTCAGCTGCTCCTCCACAGATAAAGCGTTTGTCACCATTGCTTGCATGATTGTTGTAGATGATGGggagtagcatggattgtcacacTTATTGATCTTTGATTGGCTCATGCTATGCAATGTAAGTagggaggatccatcacttgaagtaTCATCATCTTCTTTCACAACAAAATTCTTGGATCCAGAGAGGTTAAGTAGAGCTAGAGTTTTCTTAATCTTTTCAGCAACATCTCTCCTCTTTCGTGTGCGTTTGTAGATGATCTTGCtctttttgaggatgaagatccgaaaatatgagttgatgcggacgacacttggagtgattgttgtcctaaagagcttgctttgctccttgtaactggtccaaagcttccaaaggtaacatcgaggatgctttcaACATCATCGTAGAACCTGCaattagcagccttggtggaGGTTAATCGGGAATTGGTTTTCTTTGAAGCCAATTCGATGTTCTTGAaccttggtgattgaaaagttgagatgagaggtagagatggcCACAATGGGCGTGTCAGAATtcgtagacaataaatttgcgttaagaaaataatcgagaccgaaaatattacaacaatcgtagtatttgatttcaaataaaaTGAGTGTATAATATCTaagaatcctctgattcttctttccaacaacaacccagtataatctcactagtagggtctggggagggtagtttgtacgcagaccttacccctaccctgggatagagaggttgtttctgatagaccatcagcttcctccctccaagaactctctactttgctcttggggtgactcgaactcacaacctcttgattggaagtggagggtgctcaccactagagcaacccactcttgtcaccAGATTCTTTTtcccaatagtaaataaattcaaggcctttgagcttgatcttgaatctatatttgttgcCGCGaatgatgatcttgaattcaactaacacgaactttgatttgaatttgTACTCCTTGAACCTTGATTTGTTCTtcattcttgagcttgaacttgaacttgattgcttaagctttgaaacttgtagagaaattttcTGTGTTTGATCggcgagctctctcttgcttcttgttataacttttaGTGTCTTTTCTTAAGTTTGAAGACACTCATTTATAGTTGTAGAAAAgaagagttgtgatgagaacaaactctttccgaccaatcaaattaaaGCGCGAcgaggccgcatttgattggctagAACATGTCAGTTGCAAATGTGGCGCAATTTCATTGGAATTTGACTTGGCACGCCTTATCATTTTGACATGGGGCATAATcttattggctcttccgtttgacttggcgtgccacatcACTTGACACGTGGCACCCAACTGGGCCTCTAGAAAAATGATATATTGGggttaatgaagtgggctcatcattcTAGCTAATagatttaaatttatttattaaaccacacatatttaacttatatgttaatccaattatattagcccaataaatttatttagactaatatatcttgaattccAAATATAGTCCAAATTTAGTTTATGAATtctaaattcaataaattttaaatGTCTGCACTCGGAAATCACTCACCCAACCAATTTAACCAACCCTTGCGGGCATTATTGTTAATCTTATTACTAAAAAGCTTCATCAAAATACTTCTAatttactactactattattattattattattattaatttatatattttttctctaAAAACTTTATTTTGAACTCACCAACTAAAgcattttttgaaaaattatatttcataaaaaaTGATATCCATCGTATTAAAAACACCCAAATTTGCAAACAAGAGACTGTATTGACAgaacttaataaattaaaaagaataaaaataagttttcatatttcaccagcttttcttatttttcttcaagGATCATTTTCTTGAATAAATAGGTAGACAAAAATAAAGCACAATTGTAACTGTACTACCTTATCAACTGAAAGTTGCCTTCCCTTATCTTGCTCTCTTCTCCTCCTCCATTCCCTTGCAAATTGCAATGGCGTCGACGTTATCCACCATTACCCTCTCTGCGCCGTCACACCCTACCCCCAATTCTCCACACGCCTCAATCTCCTTCCCCAAACAAATGCTAAAATTCCCAATTCCTTCACCCAAACTCCACCACCACCGTCCACTCGCCGCCGTTGAAGCACCGGAGAAGGTAGTCGGACTCGGAGATGAAATCTCCAATTTAACACTAGCTGACGCACAGAAACTCGTCGAGTACCTTCAAGACAAGCTCGGTGTTACCGCCGCATCCTTCGCTCCTGCCGCCGTCTCCGCCGCACCCGCCGCCGCAGAAGCTCCGGTGGTTGTTGAGGAGAAGACGGAATTTGACGTTATCATTCAGGAAGTGCCGAGTAATGCGAGAATCGCGGCGATTAAAGCTGTTAGGGCTTTAACTAATTTGGCTTTAAAAGAAGCTAAGGAGTTGATTGAAGGCTTGCCGAAGAAGTTTAAGGAAGGAATTTCTAAGGATGAAGCTGAGGAAGCTAAGAAACAGCTTGAAGAAGCTGGTGCAAAAGTGTCTATTGCCTAGAAATTTGGGAAGTTGAATGTACTTTTGGTAAATTTGGATTActtttatttagctattttttcttctttttttctttttcagaaaTATATTGTAATGTTATGTATTACAGACTTCACTTGTTAGATATAGTTGTTCACCAAGTTTTGAACTTAAGAATTTATCACCATCTCAATTTGTTTGCATATGTTTTTGCAACTTTGCGAGAATTCGAGAAGAGAGCATTAATTCGTAGTAAATGCTCCTCGGTATACTCTACTTTTGTCTCAACAAAAATAATACgttatatatttgaaaataattttaattttaattttctttttatcCTTTTTTTTAAACTCCACAAAGAGAGCAATAGCTAAATTTGAAAGACAAATGGTGTCTCTTTTGGTGATTTATTGCATGTTTTGCCGActtctaaaatcaacttattttgaagAGTATTTTTTTTACAAgtaattttcaaaaaaatactttagATTTAGGTGAGAAGCAATTTGTGTTTAACTAatcaatttaaaaaatattttttagcatCAATTAGCGTTTGATCAAtcttttaaaaagtacttctaatatgtgtatttttttcaaaagtgtttttcaaaaaaagaaaagtattttTAGGAAACATCTACTTTTTCAGCTTCTCAAAAAACAATTTTATTTTgaagtactttttttctttttaaaagtttggtcaaacaccttaaattcaagaaaaaataCTTTTAGCCTTCAAAAAAATTGTCCAAACAAACTATATGTTTGAACTACTTTCAACCTCGTGGTCAGAAGATGAATCAACAAGACATAAGCTGTGGAGATAATTACGTGCACTCTCTTGCACTGGAACTATATATATGTATGCAGAAAAGTTAAAACATCAGTGTGTATTAACAAGTTCAAACACTACTTGCCTCGGCTCATGGATGGAAGATCTAGTATATAGTTTGAGTTCATTTTGACTGAAGTTGAAAAAATGAGTATTAGAGTTGAGGTTACTAAAGCACATTTGAAATTATTCGTGTTTAGACATGAATTTTATttagtaaaaagaaaaaaataattgtgTGAATGAACCATTATCACTTGAAATACTCTTCATATATGTTTTTCAACTTCAACTTCTCTATTTCAAGTTAAAACTTATAATTAACaaaattataaaacaaacattaatttcataatttgtaattatatatttgagaaaTATGCACACACTCAGAAGAATGTTGGATGTTTCTCCTGCAAACTAGTAGTAGCACTAAATTTCCAATATGTCTGATCAGACGTTTTACTCTTGTCCGACTGACTTACTTTCTCATGTTCAATTATTTAGGGAACCAAGCTGTGGAGGGGGGCTTCGAATTCCCCGTAATTCTGGGAATTGTGAAAAGCTATACACAATGAGAggctattgttatttattgaactGCGTAACAGTCTCCTTGCTGGCTGACTCTACCATTCtagctgtttttttttttttaatttgtatatAAATAATAGATTGATTATACATATAACAATATTAGAGATTGTCCATTACAATAGGGACCTTTGTTAAATACCTTTTTACACTCTTCGATCCTCATTTGAAAccaaacaaaaaaaatacttaaaaTCTTACTTTTTCTCCCCAAAGTACATGGTTAAGCAAACCATACGTACAGATAAAGAGGAACcatggagcaacggtaaagttatcTCAGTATGATGTATAGGTCACAGGTTCGAGCCAAGCAGCCACTAATACTTACATTAGGGTAGGTTGTCTATATCACATCCTTAGGGTACAGCCTTTTCCCGGACCCAGCGTGAATGCGAGATGCTTTATGCACCGGGCGGCCCTTTAAACCATATGTACGGATATATAGGCAACACACATTCATCATAAGATGCATGTACAAAAAAGACTGACGCCGAGCGAAAATCTTCTACAAAACCAACATATTACTAAAGAGCACACGCATGCCCAGAAGTACTCAAAGCTCAGACACATGTGCACGGGACATTGTTACTACACATGCAAACAACAATCATGTGCAAACACGAAACCCACAACACAGCAGATACAGCTATATAACCAGAATGAAAATCTGCAAAATCTATCTACAACACAAGTCGACATCTAATTTGCATCAATGAATATTAAGCACTAACAAATACACCAAATGAATTAGTCATCTATAGGGTCCTGAGGAGTCTCAGCTGCACTGCGCTTAATTGTGACAACAGGACATTCGGCATGCTTAACACAGAACTCACTCACAGTTCCCACGAAAACCCTGCAACAGAAAAATCACCTCTTTAATGAAGCAGTGTCCCAAAGTACAGGTTGTTTGATTAGTCACGATCACGAGGGACCCATTATTTAGTGAGAAGCAAGTGCAAAATGACTGCTAGATCTCATATCACTCACAAGGACCCCAAGTAATAGCAGCCTCGGAAGTAGATAAAATGTTTAGATCTTTACAAGGTGGGCCCTGCTATGGAACATCCAGAAAACAGAATAAAGCTTTTCGTGAATGAACAAGTTTGGACCAATATTGAGGCACAGGGAGAAGCATTCTTCTACTGTTCAGACACAAGTTCCTGTGCATTCTGGTAACTAGAGTTTTGCCGTTCTGGTAACTAGAGTTTTGCCCTTCTGGTAACTAGAGGTTTCTCCTGGACTGAGAGAAAGCTACTGAAAGTGAGGACCTTGCTCGAGCCTTTCTGGCTACAAGATTCATGATCGCTGTTGAATTCTATATTTTAGTGATTGTCAAGGCTCTTAAGACAACTAGGTACACAGTAGTTCAATTAGATTCTAGCAATCAACCATGTCGGGGAAGAATTGGAGGGATCAGATGCATGGAAATACTTTCCATTTACTATTAATAAAAAGGCGGTAGGGGCAACAAGGCCATATGGCTGTGGAGGCAGAATAGAGACCACGGTAAGGCTAATGCCAAGCGGAAAATTCAAAGATGAATAGTGCACTTTATTGGATATCACTGCGACCAAATAGGTTTGCTTCTAATTACGATCATAACTCATAAGTAATGTTGAATTAGGATCATAACTCATAAGTAATGTTTTCTTAACAACATGCATTCACATAATCCATAAGATAATGTTctctaataatataataatcataTTGTACATAAAACCCTCAATAGGCATAAGAAAAATATACAAGTCTAATTCAATTGGCAGCCTATATCATGCCAATAGAGATTTGCGTTCTTCCAAGGATATCCAGTCATTGTTCGGCATAAGTTTGCATATTGACAAATAATATATAAACGTATAGGACCATACTTTGTTCCAAATTCATTTGCCATGTCTTGTTATAGAATAGATGACATCATTAAAAGGCAACTAATAATGATTCTCCCACTGCTCAACAAGGCACCATGTCTTCAAAATAATATTGTTTAGACTTTTTACTAATATTAGAAGTCAGTGCCTCTGAAAATGTATTCAACTTAGGTGCATCGAAAGTTTGGCTAATTTTGTTCAAATTGTCTATATTCCAATTTTCAAAGAGGCGGCATACCTAAAAACCATTTCATCTAGCTCATTGACAATTAATGAGGTAGATGAAATGATTCCTGTGAATGCTACCTCTTTGGAAAATGCTGAGGAATATGGGTCATTTGCCAACTCCTGAAACACCTAACTTGAGTGCCTATCCAGAGGCACCGACTACTAATAGGAGTAAAAAGCCTAAACAAGATCATCTTAAAGATATGACTGCCATGTTGAGAGGTTGGATCATTTAGCCAATGTGAATAATCATCTTTCAACTATGTCACCCATTCTAGAGTGAGATATGACAAATAGTAAAGGAGATCGATTTGAAACTAAGTATTGTCCCAAAATCTTATACATTATTTGTCAACATACAGTCTTGTGCAAAACATTAATTGGCGTCTATGGAAGAACACAAATCTCTTTTATTGACCATGTATCATGTATCTTATACTTATTGAGAATTTTATGAATAATATGAATGTTACTTCATTAgaaaatataattattatgcattttatgtTATGGATTATATGAATGCATGTTGTTAAGAAACATTATTTATGATCCAAAATATAAAAGATGTGTAATAATTGTTGTTAATACCATTAAATTGTTTTTACACCCAAGGGTGTGTCTAGTGGTCGATGAAATGGtttgagaaccatgaggtctctcAGGTTCAGGTTCAAATCCCAGAGAGGCAAAAATAATATGTGATCTCTTACATCCATCCACGCATTGGTGGACAGAGTCGCACGATACAAGTGTTGGTAGGAGGTAGCAGGTACACCGTGGATTAGTCGAAGTGCGTGTAAGCTGGCCTGGACACCACAATCATTAAAAACTATATCATTaacttattttttattaatttcatTAGTAGTGCatgaatttaataatttaatatgTTTACAAGGCATAAATTATGATAATTGAGGAAAAAGAGttgtcttaaattatttttatgaataaTTGTTTGATAAATGTAATATTTACATCAAGACAAAATACATAAGTTTCCCCCTAGACTTGTCCAGTAACTCGATTGACCACTTAAACTTTACGAGCATTCATGTACCCCATTATTCTTATTTAGAGTGAAATTAATACTTCATTATGCATACACAATCAGTTGCATGGTGGGAGGTGATTTATACTCTCCCTATAATTTCGCCACATCATCGATATGGCATCatttagttttattttttgcaCTCCTAAATTTTTACTATTTTCACTCCTACTTCACTCTTTTTCTGTacgttttaatacaaaatttcTTTCCCGGGCAATTCTCCAAAACAATTCGATGGAGCCAAAAAGTTTTGACAGTGAAGTAAAAAGCATTATCATATGGGCAGGTATTTGAAACAACAGAATCCTGCCATATTTGATAAGGATGAATATATGAGAGATGATAATGACATTATTTTCCTGTCATTTTAGAGAAGGGAAGGGCTATGGTGCCGGAGACAGGAGTATTTAtgaaacataaaataaaattttgtatTTTGGTCGGGTTCTCAAGCTTGAGATGAGATGAAAAGGCAATTTTTTGTGGGATTGGAAAGGAGAAACTCCTTTTGGGACTACAACGCCCTTTTCCTTTTAGATCCTCAATCTTTCTGGCCAACTCTGCTCATGGATTTTGAATGAAAGTTGTATTCTTTTGGAATCAAATCTTGAGTGATTGGGAAAAACCAAAATTAATTGTCTTTGGAATCTGGGTATTAGATAAAGAGACCATGCTAATGGAAATTGTGGGTATTAGATAAAGAGACATTGAAAAGGTGGGTTTAAGAGTGT
Protein-coding sequences here:
- the LOC104100447 gene encoding large ribosomal subunit protein bL12c-like; the protein is MASTLSTITLSAPSHPTPNSPHASISFPKQMLKFPIPSPKLHHHRPLAAVEAPEKVVGLGDEISNLTLADAQKLVEYLQDKLGVTAASFAPAAVSAAPAAAEAPVVVEEKTEFDVIIQEVPSNARIAAIKAVRALTNLALKEAKELIEGLPKKFKEGISKDEAEEAKKQLEEAGAKVSIA